Proteins from a single region of Belliella baltica DSM 15883:
- a CDS encoding SusC/RagA family TonB-linked outer membrane protein, whose protein sequence is MRKAYKLSAAIVLLFLSVGWSFAQYTVTGIVTDSRTGEPLIGANILVRNTTTGTVADLDGRFTLNLNSNDEAVLAISSLGYLSQTFTVSPSSNSLQVALKEDATNLEEVVITGLASSVKRSNLANAVSSVSARELTGTTTIQTTDGALYGKIAGATIRSNGGAPGGGLSIQLRGISSLSGASQPLIILDGVYINNSFQRTGRAAVTGAGASNQDDGSNRLADLNPADIESIEVLKGPSAAAIYGTRANAGVIIITTKRGSEGKTKVSLSQDIGFAQPLRLLGVDDWSEEKINFFFPTANNRREIELERFRQGDRIDYEDYFYNNTALLSNTRLTVTGGTDKTKFFVSGNITSEDGTVKNTGFDRYSIRANIDHKISNSIRLGVSSNYIKSQTDRGFTGNQNNSGASIGYSIAYVPNYFDLRPVNGIYPNNPYFAENPVALTDNAINSSEVNRFVQAFNLDIDLLKTSKSFLKANIAGGLDFLQNSTMVYLPEFLQSQQASANPGDLLVGKQESFNTNFQAALVYNWNLGQVNMNSQAGLVRLDFNNSTLFNRGRGLVPGQTNLRQAAVQEINENFNSEIQEAGVFLQQEANWDDKVIGTVGIRWDKSTLNGNANQSYAFPRASLAVNVANFDFFNSSVVNQLKPRIAYGETAGPVAFGNIYTPLIGANIGGLLGSVVSAQVGNDRIFPETATELEFGVDMGLFNNRVGIEATYYIKNTQNNIQNLNLSPAAGVNTTPSNEAELQNKGIELGISGTIVDKSDFKWFSRVLYWRNRVNLTRLGIPTYTAGAFGSGLGTFLYAEGFAPTTIVGTPADPSIPGGFTIWGDAQPNFNMSIYNTISLKKNLELSFLVDWRQGGDNINLTSFLTDSGGTTNGWFNDDNGDGIPNGRQRPPAPHNNAARWVQDASFVKVREIGLYYTFPRTQVANMFGGALENIKIGASANNVFLFTKYEGYDPETSTFGAQSVANNVDIAPYPTPRRIFFHVTLDF, encoded by the coding sequence ATGAGAAAAGCTTACAAACTCTCGGCAGCAATTGTGCTCCTCTTCCTATCGGTAGGGTGGTCATTTGCTCAGTACACGGTCACGGGTATCGTCACCGATAGCCGGACAGGAGAGCCTCTGATTGGGGCAAACATTTTGGTAAGAAATACCACAACTGGTACAGTGGCAGACCTTGATGGAAGGTTTACCCTAAATCTAAACAGTAATGATGAAGCTGTTTTGGCTATTTCTTCATTGGGCTATTTGAGCCAGACATTCACGGTGAGTCCTTCAAGCAATTCTTTGCAAGTAGCACTGAAAGAGGACGCTACTAATCTTGAGGAAGTAGTGATTACTGGATTGGCTTCTTCTGTAAAGAGGTCCAACTTAGCAAATGCTGTTTCTTCAGTTTCTGCTAGAGAATTAACGGGTACAACAACTATTCAAACAACGGATGGTGCCTTGTACGGTAAAATTGCTGGTGCGACTATCAGATCCAATGGTGGTGCACCAGGAGGTGGACTATCTATCCAATTGAGAGGAATATCAAGTTTGTCAGGTGCTTCTCAACCTCTTATAATTTTAGATGGAGTGTATATTAACAACTCATTTCAAAGAACAGGTAGAGCTGCTGTCACAGGTGCAGGAGCTTCTAATCAGGATGATGGCTCAAACAGGTTAGCTGATTTAAACCCTGCAGATATTGAGTCTATAGAGGTTTTGAAAGGTCCTTCAGCAGCTGCAATTTATGGTACTAGAGCAAATGCTGGTGTAATCATTATTACAACTAAAAGAGGATCAGAAGGTAAAACAAAAGTTTCCCTTTCTCAAGATATTGGATTTGCTCAGCCTTTAAGGCTCTTAGGTGTTGATGATTGGAGTGAGGAGAAAATCAACTTTTTCTTTCCAACGGCAAATAATAGAAGAGAAATTGAATTAGAAAGATTCAGACAAGGTGATAGAATTGATTATGAAGATTATTTTTATAATAATACTGCGCTACTGAGTAATACAAGACTAACTGTCACAGGAGGCACAGACAAAACAAAGTTCTTTGTTTCTGGAAATATCACTTCAGAAGATGGAACTGTAAAAAACACAGGTTTTGACCGTTATTCAATAAGAGCGAATATAGATCACAAAATCTCCAACAGTATACGATTGGGTGTTTCTTCAAATTACATCAAATCACAAACAGATAGAGGTTTCACTGGAAATCAAAATAATTCTGGAGCAAGTATTGGCTATAGCATCGCTTATGTTCCAAATTACTTTGACTTAAGACCTGTTAATGGAATCTATCCAAACAATCCATACTTTGCTGAAAATCCTGTTGCATTAACAGATAATGCAATCAACTCTTCCGAAGTAAATAGATTTGTTCAAGCATTTAATTTAGATATTGATTTACTGAAGACTAGCAAAAGCTTTCTAAAAGCAAATATTGCAGGTGGTTTGGACTTTTTGCAAAACTCAACAATGGTCTATTTACCAGAGTTTTTACAATCTCAACAAGCATCAGCAAACCCAGGTGACCTTCTCGTTGGAAAGCAAGAAAGTTTCAATACTAACTTTCAAGCGGCTTTGGTATACAATTGGAATTTAGGTCAGGTAAATATGAATTCCCAAGCGGGTTTGGTAAGATTAGATTTTAATAATTCTACCTTATTCAACAGAGGTAGGGGCCTAGTACCAGGACAAACCAATTTAAGACAAGCAGCAGTTCAAGAAATTAACGAGAACTTCAATTCTGAAATTCAAGAAGCTGGTGTGTTTTTACAACAGGAAGCAAATTGGGATGATAAAGTCATCGGTACAGTTGGGATTAGATGGGATAAATCAACGCTTAATGGTAACGCTAATCAATCCTATGCTTTCCCAAGAGCATCACTTGCAGTAAATGTGGCAAACTTCGATTTCTTTAACTCTTCTGTTGTAAACCAATTGAAGCCTAGAATCGCTTATGGGGAAACTGCAGGTCCTGTGGCTTTTGGTAATATTTATACACCGTTGATTGGAGCAAATATTGGAGGTCTTTTAGGATCGGTAGTATCAGCACAAGTTGGTAATGACCGAATTTTCCCAGAAACAGCCACAGAATTAGAATTTGGGGTTGACATGGGGCTTTTCAATAATAGAGTAGGTATTGAAGCAACTTATTACATTAAAAACACACAAAATAATATCCAAAATCTTAACCTTTCTCCTGCTGCTGGTGTGAATACAACTCCAAGTAATGAGGCTGAGCTACAAAACAAAGGGATAGAGTTGGGGATATCTGGTACTATCGTGGATAAGTCTGATTTCAAATGGTTTTCCAGAGTTTTATATTGGAGAAATAGAGTCAACTTGACTCGATTAGGTATACCTACTTACACAGCAGGGGCATTCGGTTCTGGTCTTGGTACTTTCTTGTATGCAGAGGGATTTGCTCCCACTACGATTGTAGGGACTCCAGCTGACCCAAGTATTCCAGGTGGTTTTACTATCTGGGGCGATGCCCAACCTAACTTCAATATGTCTATCTACAACACTATTAGTTTAAAAAAGAATCTAGAACTTTCATTCTTAGTAGATTGGAGACAAGGTGGTGACAATATTAACCTGACTTCATTCCTAACAGACTCAGGAGGAACAACCAATGGCTGGTTTAATGATGACAATGGAGATGGTATTCCAAATGGAAGACAAAGACCACCTGCACCACACAATAATGCTGCTAGATGGGTACAAGACGCCTCTTTTGTAAAAGTAAGAGAAATAGGTTTGTATTATACCTTCCCAAGAACCCAAGTAGCAAATATGTTTGGCGGTGCATTAGAAAACATTAAAATCGGTGCTTCTGCAAATAATGTTTTCCTTTTCACTAAATATGAAGGGTATGATCCAGAGACTTCTACCTTTGGAGCTCAGTCTGTTGCGAATAATGTGGACATTGCTCCATATCCAACGCCAAGAAGAATATTCTTCCATGTTACGCTCGATTTTTAA
- a CDS encoding alpha-amylase family glycosyl hydrolase yields MKDAKILPLVQDESWLKSHADAVYERFVRYQSAIRDINSHSGSILEFARSHEYYGFHFEKLRNGWVYREWAPQAHNLFLMGDFNHWNKYSHPMKRNYRGDWEVFLPYEEYKDSFVHGSKVKVHVEADNGAYDRIPAYIRKVDQNPENHDFAGQIWFPKKEFAWTDQKFSSKSQKKCPLIYECHIGMAQEKEGVGTYLEFAENILPRIKAAGYNTIQMMAIMEHPYYGSFGYHVSNFFAPTSRFGDPEDLKFLINKAHQYGIAVIMDIVHSHAVKNINEGLNEFDGSENQYFHPGPKGYHEGWDSKLFDYGKFEVQQFLLSNIRYWMEEFHFDGFRFDGVTSVIYYHHGHTDFDHPDKYFNDGVDQDALLYLQLANTLIHTFSESKISIAEEVSGMPGLCRECEDGGIGFDFRLAMGIPDFWIKTMKHKPDEHWDMFEMWHELTNRPKNERTIAYAESHDQALVGDKSIAFWLMDKEMYFNMGIDDKNLVVDRGIALHKMIRLITISLGGEGYLNFIGNEFGHPEWVDFPREGNNWSYQYARRQWSLADNESLKYKQLGLWDKAMIKLIDEFKVLSASHAQQIYLDAEKKILAYERADLIFIFSFNISESFFGYELTLPKVGDYLNILNSDDSKFGGFDRIDNKIHYSTNKNGVIKLYLPNRTCMVLKKIE; encoded by the coding sequence GTGAAAGACGCTAAAATACTTCCATTAGTTCAAGATGAATCATGGCTTAAATCCCATGCAGATGCCGTTTATGAGAGGTTTGTAAGATATCAATCAGCTATTCGAGATATAAATTCACACAGTGGAAGTATCTTAGAATTTGCGAGATCCCATGAGTACTATGGATTTCACTTTGAAAAACTCAGAAATGGATGGGTTTATAGAGAGTGGGCACCTCAAGCTCATAATTTATTTTTGATGGGTGATTTCAATCATTGGAATAAATACAGCCATCCAATGAAAAGAAATTACAGAGGTGATTGGGAGGTTTTTTTACCTTATGAAGAGTATAAAGATTCTTTTGTTCACGGAAGCAAAGTAAAAGTACATGTAGAAGCTGATAATGGTGCTTATGACAGGATTCCAGCTTATATCAGAAAAGTAGATCAGAATCCTGAAAACCATGATTTTGCAGGTCAAATATGGTTTCCCAAAAAAGAGTTTGCTTGGACGGATCAGAAATTTTCATCTAAAAGTCAGAAGAAGTGCCCATTAATTTATGAATGTCACATAGGAATGGCACAAGAAAAGGAGGGGGTTGGTACTTATCTTGAATTCGCTGAAAATATCCTTCCAAGAATAAAAGCTGCAGGATATAATACCATTCAAATGATGGCAATCATGGAGCATCCATATTATGGATCATTTGGATATCATGTTTCTAATTTTTTTGCTCCTACATCTAGGTTTGGTGATCCTGAGGATCTGAAATTTTTAATAAATAAGGCTCATCAATATGGCATTGCAGTGATAATGGATATAGTTCATTCCCATGCTGTCAAAAATATCAATGAAGGGTTGAATGAGTTTGACGGCTCCGAAAATCAATATTTTCATCCTGGACCAAAAGGATATCATGAAGGTTGGGATTCAAAATTATTCGATTATGGTAAATTTGAAGTACAACAATTTCTTCTTTCCAATATTAGGTATTGGATGGAAGAGTTTCATTTTGATGGGTTTAGATTTGATGGTGTTACTTCAGTGATATATTATCATCATGGCCATACAGATTTTGATCATCCTGACAAATATTTCAATGATGGTGTTGATCAAGATGCATTACTTTATCTCCAGCTTGCTAATACCTTAATTCATACTTTTTCTGAAAGTAAAATATCTATTGCAGAAGAAGTAAGTGGAATGCCAGGATTATGCAGAGAATGTGAAGATGGAGGAATTGGTTTTGATTTTAGATTAGCTATGGGAATACCTGACTTTTGGATCAAAACGATGAAGCATAAGCCTGATGAGCATTGGGATATGTTTGAGATGTGGCATGAATTAACGAATCGTCCGAAAAATGAAAGAACAATTGCCTATGCAGAGTCTCATGATCAAGCTTTGGTAGGTGATAAATCTATTGCTTTTTGGTTGATGGATAAGGAAATGTATTTCAATATGGGAATTGATGACAAAAACCTTGTTGTCGATCGAGGGATTGCACTACATAAAATGATCAGGCTAATTACAATTAGTTTGGGAGGTGAAGGTTATCTCAATTTCATTGGAAATGAATTTGGACATCCAGAATGGGTGGATTTCCCAAGAGAAGGAAATAATTGGAGTTATCAATACGCTAGACGTCAATGGTCTTTGGCTGACAATGAATCTTTGAAGTACAAACAACTTGGATTATGGGATAAGGCAATGATTAAACTTATTGATGAATTTAAAGTTCTAAGTGCTTCACATGCTCAACAAATTTATTTAGATGCAGAGAAAAAAATTCTAGCTTATGAAAGAGCTGATCTTATTTTCATATTTAGCTTCAATATATCTGAATCATTTTTTGGTTATGAATTGACATTGCCTAAGGTTGGAGACTATTTAAATATTCTCAATTCTGACGATTCAAAATTCGGTGGTTTTGACAGAATTGATAATAAAATTCATTATTCAACAAATAAAAACGGAGTAATAAAACTTTACTTACCCAATAGGACTTGCATGGTACTTAAAAAGATAGAATAA
- a CDS encoding LacI family DNA-binding transcriptional regulator: MSEKRKLTLKDIGRELGISVSTVSRALKEHPDIAQETIKLVKDYAETHNYVPNLLAVNFRKNRTFNIGLIVPELVHHFFSTVISGAIFEANRQGYNLMVSQSNDILKDEILACKAMLNSSVDGLLISISNETDDGAHLLEFLNEGKPVVQFDKITDKLPTPKVIVDDFDGAYSAVKHLIDEGYTKIAHLRGRKEVKNSSERCDGYLKAIQDHNLKTDPSWVKDCLKITDQEGYDFTKELMESENPPNAIFCITDLVALGALRYLKEFGYEIPKDVGIIGFSNWMLSRVSTPQLSTVEQHGFQIGMDATSLLLEMIKNNDVENLKTVEIKTELVIRESSELSKVKQAK, from the coding sequence ATGAGCGAGAAGAGAAAGCTAACACTAAAAGACATAGGAAGGGAATTAGGAATCTCAGTTTCCACAGTTTCAAGAGCCTTAAAAGAACACCCAGATATTGCTCAGGAAACAATTAAATTGGTAAAGGATTACGCTGAAACGCACAATTATGTTCCTAATTTATTAGCTGTTAATTTCAGAAAAAATAGAACTTTCAATATTGGACTTATAGTGCCAGAGTTAGTACATCATTTTTTTTCTACGGTCATTAGTGGGGCTATTTTTGAGGCCAATAGGCAAGGTTATAATCTCATGGTTTCTCAATCAAATGATATTCTAAAAGATGAAATTCTAGCTTGTAAAGCCATGCTGAACAGCAGTGTAGATGGTTTATTAATTTCTATTTCGAATGAGACTGACGATGGAGCTCATTTATTGGAATTTTTGAATGAAGGAAAACCTGTTGTTCAATTTGATAAAATCACAGATAAATTACCAACTCCGAAAGTCATTGTAGATGATTTTGATGGTGCATACTCTGCAGTCAAACATTTGATAGATGAAGGATATACCAAAATAGCACATTTAAGAGGTCGGAAAGAGGTTAAAAATTCTTCCGAAAGATGTGATGGTTATCTTAAAGCGATTCAAGATCACAATTTAAAGACTGATCCAAGTTGGGTCAAAGATTGTCTCAAAATTACTGATCAGGAGGGATATGACTTTACCAAAGAGCTTATGGAAAGCGAAAATCCTCCCAATGCAATATTCTGCATTACCGATCTGGTAGCTTTGGGAGCATTAAGGTATTTGAAGGAATTTGGTTATGAAATCCCAAAAGATGTTGGAATAATAGGTTTTAGTAATTGGATGCTATCAAGAGTTTCAACTCCACAATTGAGTACAGTAGAACAACATGGATTTCAAATTGGAATGGATGCGACTAGTTTACTTCTGGAAATGATCAAAAATAATGATGTGGAAAATCTTAAGACTGTTGAGATAAAAACAGAGTTGGTCATTAGGGAATCTTCAGAACTGTCAAAAGTCAAACAAGCCAAATGA
- the pxpA gene encoding 5-oxoprolinase subunit PxpA, translating to MRQTKVTLDINCDLGEGMPNDSMLMPYLGSCNIACGGHFGDLETIKSAILLAKENHVKVGAHPSYPDKENFGRKSLKIDLKTLEESLLDQITNFEKVCFDQNIDMHHIKPHGALYNDLAKDEKLASFFLTLIQKFFQDIPLYTPPNSIIFQLAPQFNIKTVLEVFADRSYEDDLRLVDRSHSKALLTEVVDVKEHIHSMIFDQKVKTISGKKIDIKAETLCIHGDNPSALPILQMIHSNFSIK from the coding sequence ATGAGGCAAACAAAGGTAACATTGGATATCAACTGCGATTTAGGGGAAGGAATGCCTAATGACTCAATGTTAATGCCTTATCTTGGGAGTTGCAATATTGCCTGTGGAGGACATTTTGGCGATTTGGAGACCATAAAATCAGCCATACTTTTAGCTAAAGAAAATCATGTGAAAGTTGGTGCTCATCCATCCTACCCCGATAAAGAAAACTTCGGTAGAAAAAGCCTAAAAATAGATTTAAAAACTCTCGAAGAATCATTATTAGATCAGATTACCAATTTCGAAAAAGTGTGTTTTGATCAAAATATTGACATGCATCATATCAAACCACATGGCGCACTTTACAATGATTTGGCTAAAGATGAAAAACTTGCTTCTTTTTTCTTAACGTTAATTCAAAAGTTCTTTCAAGATATTCCACTTTACACCCCGCCAAATTCAATAATTTTTCAACTAGCTCCTCAATTTAATATAAAAACTGTATTAGAAGTATTTGCAGACAGAAGCTACGAGGATGACCTTAGATTAGTTGACAGGTCGCATTCAAAAGCCCTTTTAACAGAAGTTGTGGATGTAAAAGAGCATATACATTCTATGATTTTTGATCAGAAAGTGAAAACTATATCAGGAAAAAAAATTGATATAAAGGCAGAAACTTTGTGTATCCATGGTGATAACCCTTCTGCACTGCCAATTCTTCAAATGATTCATTCAAACTTTTCCATAAAGTAA
- a CDS encoding 5-oxoprolinase subunit B family protein yields the protein MQKTYFQVLPNLIEIQWPKAISDEILFDQLSWKTFLMENHADIILEIRIGFNSLSILFDKSISEDEWIIIWQTLNNFNFSQSSFYSNTWKIPVCYGGNFGLDLKKLSEEKHISEMDIIDLHIRKTYRLHFYGFLPGFMYLGGLDPLLAHPRKPIPDRIIQNGAVAIGGNQTGIYPMESPGGWHVIGRTPLKLFDSKSQDPVIPKQGDLIIFNKIDQIEFDHIANLVSLGQYSWENA from the coding sequence ATGCAGAAAACCTATTTCCAAGTTTTGCCAAATTTGATAGAAATTCAATGGCCTAAAGCAATTTCTGATGAAATTTTGTTTGATCAGTTATCATGGAAAACTTTTTTAATGGAAAATCATGCAGATATAATTCTAGAAATTAGAATAGGGTTCAATTCACTATCTATCCTTTTTGACAAGAGTATTTCAGAAGATGAATGGATTATTATTTGGCAAACCTTAAATAATTTTAACTTCTCACAATCGTCTTTTTATTCTAATACTTGGAAAATTCCGGTGTGCTATGGTGGTAATTTTGGCTTAGATTTAAAAAAACTTTCGGAAGAAAAGCATATTTCTGAAATGGATATAATTGATTTACATATTAGAAAGACATATAGACTTCATTTTTATGGATTTCTACCTGGATTTATGTATCTCGGAGGTTTAGACCCTCTGCTTGCACATCCAAGAAAACCCATTCCTGATAGAATTATTCAAAATGGGGCTGTTGCTATAGGAGGAAATCAAACTGGGATATATCCTATGGAGAGTCCAGGTGGATGGCATGTAATTGGGCGAACACCACTCAAATTATTTGATTCAAAAAGTCAAGATCCCGTCATTCCAAAACAAGGAGATCTAATTATCTTCAATAAAATAGATCAAATTGAATTTGATCACATTGCAAATCTTGTTTCACTTGGACAATATTCTTGGGAAAATGCTTAA